AACAACGTGGACCTCACACAGGTTCCGGGCACCGGCGCTTCCGGCCGCATCACCAAGAACGACATCACCTCGCACCTCGAAGGCGGCGCCAAGCCCGCAGCAGCTCCGGCTGCAGCAGCCGCACCGGCTGCTCCCAAGCCTGCCGCACCGGCAGCGACGCCGCTCTCGGCCCCCACGCCGGGCGAGCTCGTGCCCATGACGAAGATGCGCAGCATCATCGCCAAGCGCATGGTCGAGTCCAAGCAGACCAACGCTCACGTCCACACCGTCTTCAAGGTCGACATGACGCGCATCGTAAAGCTCCGCGAGAAGGAGAAGAACAAGTACGAGCAGCGCAACGGCGCCAAGCTCACGTACATGCCCTTCATCACCCGCGCAGCCATCCAGGCGCTCAAGAAGCATCCGATCGTCAACGCCAGCACCCAGGGCGACGCGATCCTCTACAACAAGAACATCAACATCGGCATCGCCGTCGCGCTCGAGTGGGGCCTCATCGTTCCGGTCATCAAGCAGACCGAAGAGCGTAACTTCCTCGGCATCACGCGCGCCATCGTCGACCTCGCCGACCGCGCTCGCAACAAGAAGCTCGCTCCGGACGAAGTCGCTGGCGGCACCTTCACACTGACCAACGCCGGCATCTTCGGCGAGCAGTTCGGCACGCCGATCATTCCGATGCCTCAGTCCGCCATCCTCGGCATCGGCGGCCTCTTCAAGGAGCCCGCCGTTATCACCGACAAGGAAGGCAACGAGTCCATCGCGATCCGCTCCATCCAGCGCTTCACGCTCGGCTTCGATCACCGCATCATCGACGGCTCCGACGCAGGCAAGTTCATGGGCGACTTCAAGGCCTACCTCGAGAACTGGTCCGAAGACATCGGCTAATCGGCCTCAACACAAAAACGGCGGAGCCCACAAGGCTCCGCCGTTCTGCTTTTCCTCACTGACAAACTGCAAGAACCATCTACAGCGAAATCCCCAGCGCCTTCAAATCAGCAACCAGCACCGCATCACCCGCCTTCGCATCCGCGATCAGCTTCTGAATATCCGCGAGCACCGCTTCATCCAGCGTCAGCGAAATCCCCTTCGCCTCAAACGCCGCGCCCGCATCCTTCACCAGCTTGATCGCATCCGCGCCAATCGTCAGCAACACATTGCGCGTCTCCGCACTCGTCACCAGCAGCCACGCCTGCTTGGCCCAGCGTAGGTCCGCCGCCAGCTTCGCATAGAAGCTCTTCACATCATTCCCAATCGTCTGCAACACCGTCTCCACGGCTTGTTTCGTTACGTTCACGCTCATTCTTCTTTATCTCCTCTCCACAAACCACGCCACAGCCAAATGCGCGAGCGTCAACACGCCGCCCCACGCACTCACAACACCCTTCCATCGCTGCACATCGCGCTCATGCTCCTCCACGCGACCTTCCAGCGCCTGCAGCCTTCCCGGCTGCCCTATGCCCAGCAACTGCTGCATCTGCGCCTTCAGCACACTCAACTCACTCAACACCTGCTGCTCAAACTCACCCATCCCACAACCCCACTCACAACCCGCAACCCACAACTCAAAACTCGAATCAAACCCAGCCACGACTCCTCGTGAAAGCTGCCACTGAAAGCTGATCCCTAATTCACCGGCGCATCCACCGCCACCACCGCACTCCATCGCGAATACTTCACCGGCACACTCGCGTCATACATCCGCACAAAGAAACGCTCCCTCTGCGCCACGCGAGGAATCGCAAACCCGCGCACCGGACTTTGCAATACCAGGTCAGTGCCGCCGCTTCCAAACGCACCATCATGCCGACGCACTTCAAACCCGCCACCACTCGGCGCCACCACACCCGCATCAATCTGTATCGCCGTCTCCGACAAGCTCGTCACCGCAAGCTGCTGCAGATTCGCAAGCACCTGCGGCAACGCACTCCTGTCTTCGGCGATCAGCGGCAGCGCAGCATCGCTCGCGAGGTTTGTTTCCACCCGCATCCCCATGCCACCCTCCACCGCCGCGGCCAGCGTATTCGCAAACGCCACCGCATACCGCATCGTCTCCGGCACACTCGCACCATCGACCACATCCACACTGCGCACCAGAGCCTGCACCGCATCGCCGGCACTCACCAGCGAAACGAAATCCCCCGGCATCACATCACTCGCCGGATTCACACACGCCAACTCACCCACCACACCCGCACTGCGACTCGCCGCACTCGCCAACCAGGCCTTCGCCGCTGTCTCGCAATCTTCGCTCGTACGCGCCGCAGGCTCCGTCACACGCCCCTGCCACATACCAAAGCCATCCGCGCCGCTTGCGACCTCCGCAGCCACGCGCGCCTCATCCGCCACACGAGCCACCGCACGCTGCACGCGACGATAGCTCACCATCACGCGCTCACCCGCCTCCGGCACACGCCCCGCAAAGAACGTCACCGACGCATTCGTACTCGACGACCCATAGCTCGCCTCGCAATCCACGCCATCGTTCGCCGAGCCAATCATCCGCGTCGCGCTCACACCCGCAGGCGTCACACTCGCCACCAGCATCGGTCCGCTCTGCGTCACACTCACACCGCGCACCGCATCAAACATCGAAGTCGCATTCACTGCAGCGAACGTCGCCATCGCAGGCGTATCCACCACCGGAACACCTGCTGCCACCGAGTCATACAACACCGTCACCGGCATCGATGAAGACACACCTTCATCGCGCATCTCAAACACCACCTGCATCGCCGCATCCATCGCACTCGCATCGCCAAACGTCTCCACAGCACCATCGACCACCATCGAGTACCGCTGCTTCACGCGCAACATCTCGTTGCACGCTAGCCGCACGCGCAGCGTATACAGATGCCCCGCCACCGGCGTGAACACCGTACCTACCTCCGCTCCATTCAACAGCGGCACCACCACCGTCTGCGCCGCCTGCGGCCTCACACGCCAACCCGCAAAGCAGTTCGCCAACACCGCCGTCCCCGCATAAAACCCCGCCAACATTCCATCCGAGCCCGCACCAAACGACACGCCACTCAGCTCCGCGACAATGCTCCCACCAAGCTCCATCGCACTCTTCGCCGCCAGCGTCGTAACACCATCCACCCCCGTGCCACCCTTCAGCGTCAGCCCATCGCCGCTCAAGCTCAAGTGCGCGCCAGGATCACTCACCACCCAACGCGTCGCATCCAGCACCGCGCCTTCAAACGCATCGCTTAGCCACGCACACTTCGTCGCCTGAAACGCCTGTCCGGTCAACGCAAACGCCGTCGTTGTGCCATCGCCCACAAAGCACTCCGTCACATACGCCGCAGGCTCATGCTGGCCGCTCAACGCCACATCACTCGCCAACTCACGCAACCCATCCGCGCTCACTTCTTTCAGCGACACCACTGCATCGCCATCACCAAACGCATGCGTCACGCCACGCGAAGCCTGCACCTCACCCATCGCCGTGAGACGCACCCGATACACCGGCCCTTCGCTCGCCGCCCCCGCATACACTTTCACCGGCTCCGCAACAAGCAACCCCGAGAACAACTCCACACCCGCATCCGTCGTCGCGACCACACGCGCCGCTCGTGCAGGCATCGCCCCCAGCAGCAACTCTGCAGTCATCCGTGCCCGTTCGCCCAACACACGCTGCACTGTAATCACGCCCGTCACCGACTCCGTGCGATCCACTCCACCCACCATCAAACGCATCTTCACTCCCTGACACACTGAACCCTGACTCGCTGACATACTGGATGGACCATCCGCACTCACGCTAACGGCTCACCACACTCCGCCAACAAACAGCCGTCTCACCATCCAACGGATCCACCACCGGCAACGCACGAAACGCCCCACGCAAACGCATCGCCTCATAGCCACCCGCATCATCAGCAACGCTCTCCGCAATACCACTCGTCGCCTGCAGCCGCGGATAGTACCAACTCACACGCTCACCCTGCGGCCCATCGGCAACAAACAACGCCGACCACTCCTGGAGGAACGTCGATCCCTCTCGATCGCAGAACCCCACCACCGCACTCGCCTTCATCGCATCGGTTGGCGCACCCGCAATCAGCGGCGTCTCCAACGTCACCGCTCCATCTTTCACCGCAGCAACCCGCGCGACATTCAGCGACACACGCCGCACATACTCCGCATCGGTCAACGCCGTCTTCACATACGCCGCATCCACACCCGCACCCACATAGCCGGTGGCATCCGCATAGTCCACATCCACGACAATAAGATCACCCACCGCAAACGTCGCCGCATCCACCGCGCTCATCTGCAACACCGTCGCCGTGGATCCACTCAACAACGCCACCGCTTCGCCACGCAGCAAGTTCAACTGCTGCGTCCCCGCGCTCAACGCAAGCTGCAACTTGCCCCAGCTCTCAAACGCCATCGACACACCTGCATCCACCTCACTGCGCACTTGTATCGCGGTCGTCAACGGCGCACCACTCTTCACCGCAACCACCCTCGTCTCACAGCTGCGAGCAAACCCACGCACCCAACCCAGATCAACCCACGGTGCCGCCGGCGCATCCACATCGAAGCCCACCATCTGCGCCGCATCCCACAACGCCGTCGCACCCCCACTCCGATTCCTCGGCGCGAAGAACGCACGCACCCGCTGATAGCGAGGAGCCATCACATCCACCACACTCATCGCTCACCCGCTTCCTCAAACGCCATCACATCTACCGTGGCCACACGCGACACAACATCATCAGCAACCTTCACTTCACCGAACGTCACCGCACTCCACCAGATCTTCGTGCCCAACGTCGTCGCACCTGCAGCCGCATAGCTCTGCTTCACCGCATCGCGCGGCTCCGCATTCACCATCTGCAGCAACTCCGCATCCATCGCGGCCAACACACGCCCACGATCCATCCCCTGCCGCTCGCTCGTGCCCGCCGTCGCATACGCAATCTCACAACGCATCGCCACACGCGGCAACGCACCTCGCGCATCGACGCTCACACCCACCCAACGCAAGCGAAAGCAATCCAGCGGCAACGCCACTTCGCTCAACTCGTTTTCCTCCACCACAACCGCAGGCCTCACCGACCCACGCACCACCGCAGTGCGCAACGGATTCACACTCGCCAGCCGCGCCCGCAGCACCTCATAGAACGTGTCCTTCGCGTTCTGCATATCGCTCCTTCAACCGTTCGTCTTCGTTGTCATCGCAAGGAGAATCGGCGCACACCAGCATCGTTGGGTGCCCCATCCGTACGCGGCTTCACGCGGACGGGTGGGCGGCCACGAATCTCCGCAAGCTCTTCTCGCGCTACGATCTCGTCTCGCGCAAACCCAGCACATAGCAGTACGCCGAGCCCATCGCTTGCCCCGCCTTACAGCTCGTCACCGCATACAGCACATCGCCAACAACCACACCCAACGCTGTCGCAAACATCGCCGTCGCAGACTCCGCACCAGCCTCACCCGCGGCCCGCGCCACCGCATTCGCCGACACCATCAACGCAGTGGTCTCCGCGCTTTTTCGAAACACCGCAGGCTCCAACGCCACATCCTGAAACGCCGGCGTCGCGTAACCGAGCTCCTCGTCTGCATCACCCGCCACCGCCGTCATCGGCACACGCAACGACACTCGCTGCCCACCATTCACACGCAGCAACGCATCCGCCGCTCGCGCATTTGCCTCAGCATTCATCCGCCCAGCCTCTCCGCCACATACGGCCGCAGCAACGCCTGCACCTGGCTGTCGATCAACGAGTCGCTAAAGTACTCCGTCTGCAGCGTGTCCATCTTCGTCGACTTCACATTCAGCCCCGGCGTCGCCTGCGCATTCTTCACCACCTGCGCACAAGCCACCTTCACCGCATCCGGCACCACCGCAAGCCCCGCCGTATACGTGATCTCCACATCGCTATACCGCAGCCCCAACGCATGACCAAACGCAACCTCACCTGTCGCCGCATCGACATCGAGCGTCGTCACATCCACATCGATCCACTGACCCGTCAATCCGAACGCACCTGCGACGAACTCCTGAAACGGCACAAAGCCCTCAAGCCTTTCCGTCAACGTCGCATACTTCGCACGCGCCGCCGTCACTGCACTCACCGGCCCATAGCTCAGCACCACACGCTGCCGCTCGCCCACACGCATGCGCTCCGTGTAGTTCGTCACCAGCAACGACGCCCGCTTGCAATGCGCATCGATCATCGCGCTCGCCGCGACCACCCACGCATCCGCCGTCTCTTCACTCAACCCAAACTCCGCATACTCCGCGGGTAACAAATACGCCATCCAAGCCTCCCCTCAAAGCAAAGCGCCGCAGCAATCGCTGCGGCGCTTCACTCATGACTTCACACTTACGACTCGCCCTTAGCGCGTCACCAGCACCTGATAATGCGCATAGCTCGCACCCTTCACCACCGGCGCACCAAACTTCACGACCACATGCTGCGAAGCCAGCGAGCCAGGCGTGCCCAGCTGG
The nucleotide sequence above comes from Granulicella cerasi. Encoded proteins:
- the sucB gene encoding 2-oxoglutarate dehydrogenase, E2 component, dihydrolipoamide succinyltransferase; translated protein: MPTDVVMPQMGESITEGTITKWLKKPGDTVQRDEPLFEISTDKVDAEIPSPIAGTLGEIKVQEGTTVGINTVVCTVEEGGSAAAAAAPKEDTVTPAADATAARDEAVNAPAGAGTDVLMPQMGESITEGTITKWLKKVGDTVQRDEPIFEISTDKVDAEIPSPVAGTLTEIKVQEGATVTVNSIVAVIGGAAGAAAPKAATPQGAQSASPHTKETAAPAAAAPAASASAGETPRSSPLVRKIASDNNVDLTQVPGTGASGRITKNDITSHLEGGAKPAAAPAAAAAPAAPKPAAPAATPLSAPTPGELVPMTKMRSIIAKRMVESKQTNAHVHTVFKVDMTRIVKLREKEKNKYEQRNGAKLTYMPFITRAAIQALKKHPIVNASTQGDAILYNKNINIGIAVALEWGLIVPVIKQTEERNFLGITRAIVDLADRARNKKLAPDEVAGGTFTLTNAGIFGEQFGTPIIPMPQSAILGIGGLFKEPAVITDKEGNESIAIRSIQRFTLGFDHRIIDGSDAGKFMGDFKAYLENWSEDIG